In Labilibaculum sp. DW002, one DNA window encodes the following:
- a CDS encoding MarR family winged helix-turn-helix transcriptional regulator produces the protein MDKTDNKEVDLLKLENQLCFSIYAASRLMTRMYQPYLDDLGITYPQYLVLLILWEKEGIGVNEIACKLYLNTNTVTPLLKRMEQLDIIKRIKCCEDERKVLIYLTDKGKSSKTKAQQIPIDMATNLECDMEKAMGLKKELDNLIGRMLK, from the coding sequence ATGGATAAAACAGATAATAAAGAGGTCGATTTATTGAAATTGGAAAATCAATTGTGTTTTTCGATTTATGCGGCTTCTCGTTTAATGACAAGAATGTACCAACCTTACCTTGACGACTTGGGAATCACCTATCCTCAGTACTTGGTATTGTTGATTTTGTGGGAGAAAGAGGGGATTGGTGTCAATGAAATTGCATGCAAGTTGTATTTAAATACCAATACGGTTACTCCATTGCTAAAGCGCATGGAGCAGCTTGATATAATAAAAAGAATTAAGTGTTGTGAGGACGAGAGGAAAGTTCTAATTTATCTTACTGATAAAGGCAAATCTAGCAAGACCAAAGCACAACAAATCCCAATAGATATGGCGACTAATTTAGAGTGCGATATGGAAAAAGCAATGGGGCTTAAAAAGGAATTGGATAATCTAATAGGCCGCATGCTTAAATAA
- a CDS encoding RecQ family ATP-dependent DNA helicase, with protein sequence MLHDLLEDNFGFSTFKPGQEEVISNVLDGKSAIAIFPTGSGKSLCYQLPALELPELTLVVSPLLALIKDQIDFLQSKNISAVRIDSSLSKEEEQDIMNGIRGKRHKILMISVERFKNERFRRFLKEIPISLMVVDEAHCISEWGHNFRPDYLKLPDYKKEFKAKQVLLLTATATPKVIEDMSRKFTIPKEQVSITGFYRSNLNLEVIPVTQSKKNEQLISLLSTRKNECGIVYVTQQKTAEIVSSILASKGISSKAYHAGLKSENREDIQNQFMDNKINCVVATIAFGMGIDKSNIRYVIHYDLPKSTENYSQEIGRAGRDGEKSDCIVLANHDNVNVLENFIFGDTPALSGIKEILTRIKKAETSWEIKLNTLPSVSNIRILPIKTLLVYMEMRGIIKPQFSYFADYRFSLNKDEKSIVENFQGERKKFIQAIFDHSQKARKWITVNFDTISKNYATDRNRIVSALEYFDAQQIINLEAKVMVDVFAVTNPNFDIDVLSEELYSSFKAKEKVEVNRIREMLALFESENCLSKNLANYFGEDPEWQKCGHCSVCNTGSVKIENSNHLKGLNEHNFNELCQEAIAKLEDKYTSELLTKYLCGINTPSFTRLKLKQLKHFSFLENYRFEDVYNWIKENSSL encoded by the coding sequence ATGTTACACGATCTATTAGAGGATAATTTCGGCTTTTCAACTTTCAAACCAGGTCAAGAAGAGGTAATTTCTAACGTACTCGATGGCAAATCAGCGATAGCAATTTTCCCAACAGGTTCAGGTAAATCCTTATGCTATCAATTGCCAGCTCTTGAATTACCTGAACTAACTTTAGTCGTTTCTCCTTTACTGGCACTAATAAAAGACCAAATTGACTTTTTGCAGTCCAAAAATATATCGGCCGTTCGTATAGATTCATCTCTCTCGAAAGAGGAGGAACAAGATATCATGAATGGAATTCGTGGCAAACGACATAAAATACTAATGATTTCGGTAGAAAGATTTAAAAATGAACGCTTTCGCAGATTTCTAAAAGAAATTCCAATATCACTAATGGTAGTTGACGAAGCTCATTGTATATCGGAATGGGGACACAATTTCAGACCTGACTACCTGAAGCTTCCCGATTATAAAAAAGAATTTAAAGCCAAGCAAGTTCTCTTACTTACCGCAACCGCAACGCCAAAAGTAATTGAGGATATGTCTCGAAAGTTTACGATTCCAAAAGAGCAAGTTAGCATTACTGGATTTTATCGATCGAATCTAAATTTGGAGGTAATTCCTGTTACTCAATCCAAAAAGAATGAACAGCTAATCTCCTTGCTAAGCACAAGAAAAAATGAATGCGGAATTGTTTATGTAACCCAACAAAAAACAGCCGAAATAGTTTCATCTATTTTAGCGTCAAAAGGAATTAGTTCAAAAGCTTACCATGCTGGATTGAAAAGTGAAAATCGAGAGGATATTCAAAATCAGTTCATGGATAACAAAATAAATTGTGTTGTTGCAACAATTGCTTTTGGAATGGGAATCGATAAAAGTAACATTCGATATGTGATCCATTACGACTTACCAAAATCTACCGAAAACTATTCGCAAGAAATTGGAAGAGCGGGACGAGATGGAGAAAAATCCGATTGCATTGTTTTGGCAAATCACGACAATGTTAATGTGCTTGAGAATTTCATATTTGGAGACACACCTGCCCTATCAGGCATAAAAGAGATTCTCACTCGTATAAAAAAGGCTGAAACTAGCTGGGAAATCAAGTTAAACACCCTTCCTTCTGTTAGTAATATTCGTATTCTTCCAATTAAAACCTTACTGGTTTACATGGAGATGCGTGGTATTATCAAACCTCAATTCAGTTATTTTGCTGATTATCGATTTAGCTTAAATAAGGATGAAAAAAGTATCGTAGAAAACTTTCAAGGAGAACGAAAGAAATTTATTCAGGCCATTTTCGATCATTCCCAAAAAGCTAGAAAATGGATAACCGTAAATTTTGATACCATCAGTAAAAATTATGCAACGGATCGAAATCGAATCGTATCGGCTCTAGAATATTTTGATGCGCAACAAATAATAAATTTGGAGGCAAAAGTGATGGTTGATGTTTTTGCCGTAACGAATCCAAATTTTGACATTGATGTACTTTCCGAAGAACTATACTCTAGCTTCAAGGCAAAAGAAAAAGTAGAAGTTAACCGAATTCGTGAAATGTTAGCCCTTTTTGAATCGGAAAATTGTTTAAGTAAAAATTTGGCAAATTATTTTGGCGAAGATCCTGAATGGCAAAAATGTGGACATTGTTCTGTTTGCAATACTGGAAGTGTTAAAATTGAAAATTCAAATCACTTAAAAGGTTTAAATGAGCACAACTTTAATGAATTGTGCCAAGAAGCAATCGCTAAGTTAGAAGATAAATACACTAGTGAATTGTTGACTAAATATTTATGTGGAATCAACACGCCAAGTTTTACTCGATTAAAATTAAAACAGTTAAAGCATTTTTCATTCCTTGAGAACTATCGCTTCGAAGATGTTTACAATTGGATTAAAGAAAATAGCTCTTTATAA
- a CDS encoding MFS transporter, with translation MKRNPNFPFAPKKFPFFYGWMSMIAGTIGILCSIPGQTMGVSVFTNYLMESLQLSRDALSSAYLIGTVGSSLFLTYAGKIYDKYGARFTAIMAALCLAATLFLFSYSDTVSSSLSQFSGVKYSIVSFTFISLLFFFLRFSGQGVLTLASRNLIMKWFDQRRGLANSISSAFQSFGFAVSPLFIALIISQFDWSIAYQILAFLTLIFVLFAYIFYRDNPEECGLIPDGKIIAPKQKSNPTFQTKKQYTLKEARSTWVFWVFALGLSFNAFFITGFTFNVISIFESCGYSEQKALSVFVPASIISIITAIAGNILSDYIRMQKILIVFLLGCLLASLGVAILEYEIGFYVLILGNGVMGGLFSVIAAITWPRFYGRENLGAISGLSMSLIVFSSAIAPLFFSRIFTLTNSYSLAGYIGIVVVVLLLILSVKAKNPQLQ, from the coding sequence TTGAAAAGAAATCCGAATTTCCCTTTCGCTCCTAAAAAATTTCCATTCTTTTATGGATGGATGAGTATGATTGCAGGTACCATAGGTATATTGTGTAGTATTCCAGGGCAAACCATGGGCGTTTCGGTTTTTACAAATTACTTGATGGAATCGCTGCAACTGAGCAGAGATGCATTGAGTTCGGCCTACTTGATAGGAACAGTAGGAAGTTCATTATTCTTAACTTATGCAGGAAAAATTTACGATAAGTATGGTGCTCGATTTACCGCTATAATGGCAGCTTTATGCTTGGCTGCCACCTTGTTTCTATTTTCCTATTCAGATACTGTTTCTAGTTCCTTATCGCAATTTAGTGGGGTTAAATATTCAATTGTTTCCTTCACCTTTATATCTCTTCTATTCTTTTTCCTACGCTTTTCTGGACAAGGCGTATTAACACTGGCATCGCGAAATCTTATCATGAAATGGTTCGACCAAAGAAGAGGTTTGGCAAATAGTATTTCCAGTGCTTTTCAATCTTTCGGATTTGCTGTTTCCCCATTGTTTATAGCTCTTATAATAAGTCAATTCGATTGGAGTATTGCTTATCAAATATTGGCTTTTCTTACCCTAATATTTGTCTTATTTGCCTATATTTTTTACCGAGATAATCCAGAAGAATGTGGACTAATTCCTGATGGGAAAATAATTGCACCTAAGCAAAAAAGCAATCCTACATTTCAGACAAAAAAACAATACACCTTAAAAGAGGCTCGCAGCACATGGGTATTTTGGGTTTTTGCACTTGGCTTAAGTTTTAATGCCTTTTTTATAACAGGCTTTACATTTAATGTGATTTCTATTTTTGAGTCTTGTGGTTATTCTGAACAAAAAGCATTAAGTGTTTTTGTTCCTGCATCCATCATTTCTATCATAACTGCTATTGCTGGTAATATTCTTAGCGATTACATTCGAATGCAAAAAATCCTGATCGTATTTCTGCTTGGTTGTTTACTTGCCAGTTTAGGTGTTGCTATTCTTGAATATGAAATTGGATTTTATGTGCTAATTCTAGGAAATGGTGTAATGGGCGGATTGTTTTCGGTTATTGCCGCAATTACCTGGCCTCGTTTTTATGGAAGAGAAAACTTAGGCGCAATCAGTGGTTTGTCCATGTCACTAATTGTATTTTCGAGTGCCATTGCTCCCTTGTTTTTCAGTAGAATATTTACACTAACCAACAGCTACAGTTTGGCTGGATACATTGGAATAGTTGTTGTAGTATTACTTTTAATTCTATCTGTAAAAGCCAAAAATCCTCAGCTACAATAA
- a CDS encoding TonB-dependent receptor, whose protein sequence is MKKYFFLLLLIVFSAKAFSQKISLTGIIRDSIGSGVEMANIIAINSDTKIMESYCVTNHNGLYKLVLQENSNYNVKVSFIGFAPKEFVFNSKEVDAERNIRLSEENSMLSEVDVTYTMPVSVRGDTIVYDTDSFTTGTEKKLKDVLVSLPGVEMNDDGQIEVEGKTVQKVMVEGKDFFDGDSKIAADNIPANAVDKVEVLRNYNEIGQMKGLTNDDENIALNIKLKKGKNKFWFGEVTAGAGPDDKFLAHPKLFYYSPKFSLNVITDANNIGEVPFTRRDYMNFTGGFRGFNRGGGSSIGVGSNGLGISTAQNNRAKDINTRFAAVNFSYSPIEEWDLSGFGIYSYTATEMETRSTTTFKLDDNKSKVEEAINYNDQKVNLGLLKFSSVYKPNANFQFDYDIMMKQSDDDEKEEVNSSVDGGSDQISQFKKQKPISINQNTNIYYTVDEKNILSFEAQHLYQDEDPFYNAVRDEFAFVDLFPLDESLGFYNINQQKKIISNKVDAKLEYYHITGDRSNIQFTLGTTQSHQNFDSDIFQILDDESKLNMEGNEFENDVKFNVSDLFFGFHYKLKAGIFTFNPGVSLHQYNVKNTQSGTTINDELTSVLPDMYINMQLKKSENLRFNYRITRSFTDVSKFAESYVLNNYNSVYSGNRDLESSLNHNISLNFFSFNMFNFTNMFANVTYTKRIDALKNDVMPIGINQVRTTINSNFNDESVSANARYQRTFKKIKGSLKANFSWAKTNNLVNSKPSVSESLNQNYSGSLATNFKKAPNLEVGYKYGISQYDRGSTTTTYYTKRPYAKLDAAFFGGFIFTADYDLYSYSDKDNTIENEYSFLDAALTYQKKDSHWEFGLKGKNLLDTRFLRQK, encoded by the coding sequence ATGAAGAAATATTTTTTCTTACTCTTATTAATTGTTTTCTCTGCGAAAGCATTTTCTCAAAAAATATCACTTACCGGTATTATAAGAGATAGCATCGGATCTGGAGTTGAAATGGCAAATATTATTGCGATTAATTCAGACACTAAAATAATGGAATCATATTGTGTTACCAACCATAATGGATTGTACAAGTTGGTTTTACAGGAAAACTCAAACTATAATGTTAAAGTTAGCTTTATTGGATTTGCCCCAAAGGAGTTTGTGTTTAATTCAAAAGAAGTAGATGCCGAAAGGAACATTCGTTTGTCTGAAGAAAATAGTATGCTTTCTGAGGTTGATGTTACTTATACAATGCCCGTATCGGTTCGAGGAGATACCATCGTTTATGATACAGATTCGTTTACGACTGGTACCGAAAAGAAATTGAAAGATGTTTTGGTTAGTTTGCCTGGTGTCGAAATGAATGATGATGGACAAATTGAGGTAGAAGGGAAAACGGTTCAGAAGGTGATGGTTGAAGGAAAAGATTTTTTTGATGGTGATTCAAAAATTGCTGCAGATAATATTCCTGCTAATGCTGTCGATAAAGTTGAAGTGCTCAGAAACTATAATGAAATTGGTCAGATGAAAGGCTTGACTAATGATGATGAAAATATCGCTTTGAATATAAAATTGAAAAAAGGAAAGAACAAATTTTGGTTTGGTGAAGTAACCGCTGGTGCAGGCCCAGATGATAAATTTTTGGCTCATCCAAAATTGTTTTACTACAGCCCTAAATTTAGTTTGAACGTAATTACCGATGCAAATAACATTGGAGAAGTTCCATTCACAAGACGAGATTATATGAATTTTACTGGTGGCTTTAGAGGTTTTAACCGTGGTGGTGGAAGTTCTATAGGAGTTGGCTCTAATGGTTTGGGAATATCAACTGCGCAAAATAATCGTGCAAAAGATATTAATACAAGGTTTGCAGCAGTAAATTTCTCTTATTCACCAATAGAGGAATGGGATTTAAGTGGTTTTGGAATCTATTCTTACACAGCCACCGAAATGGAAACAAGAAGTACTACAACTTTTAAATTAGACGATAATAAATCTAAGGTTGAAGAGGCAATCAATTATAACGATCAGAAAGTAAATTTAGGTTTACTGAAATTTAGTTCTGTTTACAAGCCAAATGCTAATTTTCAATTCGATTATGATATTATGATGAAGCAGTCGGATGATGATGAAAAGGAAGAGGTAAATTCCAGTGTTGATGGGGGAAGTGATCAAATCAGTCAGTTTAAAAAGCAAAAACCAATATCGATCAATCAGAATACGAATATTTATTATACTGTAGATGAAAAAAATATCCTCTCTTTTGAAGCGCAACATCTTTATCAGGATGAAGATCCGTTTTACAATGCAGTAAGAGACGAGTTTGCTTTTGTAGATCTATTTCCTTTGGATGAATCTTTAGGTTTTTACAATATCAATCAGCAAAAGAAAATTATTAGTAATAAAGTTGATGCCAAACTTGAATACTATCACATTACAGGAGATCGTAGTAACATTCAATTTACTTTAGGAACGACTCAAAGCCATCAAAATTTCGATTCTGATATTTTTCAAATTTTAGATGATGAATCGAAGCTAAATATGGAGGGAAATGAATTTGAAAACGATGTGAAATTTAATGTGTCAGATTTGTTTTTCGGTTTTCATTACAAATTAAAAGCAGGAATATTTACTTTTAATCCTGGTGTAAGTTTGCACCAGTACAATGTGAAAAATACGCAATCGGGAACAACAATAAATGATGAATTAACATCCGTATTGCCTGATATGTACATTAATATGCAATTGAAAAAGTCTGAGAATCTTCGTTTTAATTATCGAATTACCCGTTCGTTTACCGATGTTAGTAAGTTTGCAGAATCGTATGTCTTGAACAATTACAATTCGGTATATTCTGGGAATAGAGATTTGGAAAGTTCTTTAAATCATAACATTTCTTTGAATTTCTTTAGTTTCAATATGTTCAATTTTACCAACATGTTTGCTAATGTAACCTACACCAAACGAATTGATGCCTTAAAAAATGATGTAATGCCAATTGGTATTAATCAAGTTAGAACAACTATTAACTCAAACTTTAATGATGAATCGGTAAGTGCTAATGCACGATATCAAAGAACTTTTAAGAAAATAAAAGGATCGTTAAAGGCGAATTTCTCTTGGGCAAAAACCAATAATCTGGTTAATTCGAAACCAAGCGTGTCTGAATCCTTGAATCAGAATTATAGTGGATCATTGGCAACAAATTTTAAGAAAGCTCCTAATTTAGAAGTGGGTTACAAATATGGAATTAGTCAGTACGATCGAGGTTCTACAACAACAACATATTATACCAAAAGGCCATATGCGAAATTGGATGCAGCATTTTTTGGGGGCTTTATTTTTACGGCCGACTATGATCTATACAGCTATTCTGACAAGGACAATACAATAGAAAACGAATATAGTTTTCTTGATGCTGCACTTACTTATCAGAAGAAAGATAGTCATTGGGAATTTGGTTTAAAAGGGAAGAATTTATTGGATACAAGATTCCTTAGACAAAAGTAG
- a CDS encoding GLPGLI family protein codes for MRKLLLTAMGILLGFSTIISAQGFQGKAVYESKTVMKMDFSGRNIPEDRKKMIMERMKKAGEKTFVLSFNQIESLYKEEQKLEQPGESRGGMRFGMMGSGGEDYYKSIKDGTYAVKKDLFGKIFLVKDSLPKLEWKMSGETKMIGKYTAFKATATKTVKRPNMSALFNRNENNKGKEFTEKKIEIVAWYSMDIPVNQGPADYCGLPGLILEVSDDVTSILCSQIVLNPKDKIEIKAPSKGKEVTQEEFDTISRNKMKEMRESGAFGRGRRGGGGSGHR; via the coding sequence ATGAGAAAACTTCTATTAACAGCCATGGGAATTTTGCTTGGCTTTAGCACAATAATTTCAGCACAAGGATTTCAGGGTAAGGCTGTATACGAAAGTAAAACAGTTATGAAGATGGATTTTTCGGGTCGAAACATTCCTGAAGACAGGAAAAAAATGATCATGGAAAGAATGAAGAAAGCTGGGGAGAAAACCTTTGTGTTAAGTTTTAACCAAATAGAATCGCTGTATAAGGAAGAGCAGAAGTTGGAACAGCCAGGTGAATCACGTGGAGGTATGAGATTTGGGATGATGGGATCTGGAGGAGAAGACTATTATAAAAGTATAAAAGATGGAACTTATGCAGTTAAGAAAGATCTTTTTGGCAAGATTTTTTTAGTGAAAGATAGCCTACCGAAATTGGAATGGAAAATGAGTGGAGAGACTAAAATGATTGGCAAGTATACTGCATTTAAAGCTACTGCAACAAAAACAGTAAAACGCCCAAATATGTCTGCTCTTTTTAATCGAAACGAGAACAATAAAGGGAAAGAATTCACGGAGAAAAAAATCGAGATTGTTGCATGGTATTCCATGGATATCCCAGTAAATCAGGGACCTGCTGATTATTGTGGTTTGCCTGGTTTAATTTTGGAAGTTAGTGATGATGTAACGAGTATTTTGTGTTCGCAAATTGTATTGAATCCAAAAGACAAAATAGAAATAAAAGCTCCATCAAAAGGGAAAGAAGTAACACAAGAAGAATTTGATACCATTTCAAGAAATAAAATGAAAGAAATGCGCGAGAGTGGTGCGTTTGGAAGAGGTCGTCGAGGTGGAGGAGGATCAGGACATCGATAG
- a CDS encoding RNA polymerase sigma factor: MSTDFYTSSILPYAAIIIKICRAYTNTQEDFEDYYQEVCLQIWKSNENFRGQSEWSTWIYRLSLNVCLTLLKKNNKQKVASDQIPDVAIEECNNFDDESLNFLYVAIKQLSEVDRAIILLYLEEKSYQEIGIIIGTNANNIGVRVKRIKERLKKILNGKVN; encoded by the coding sequence GTGAGTACAGATTTTTATACATCATCAATTTTACCCTATGCTGCAATTATCATTAAGATTTGTAGAGCATATACAAATACGCAAGAAGATTTCGAAGATTATTATCAAGAAGTCTGTTTGCAAATATGGAAGAGTAATGAAAATTTTCGAGGACAATCTGAATGGTCTACATGGATCTATCGACTTAGTCTAAATGTTTGTCTTACACTTCTAAAAAAAAATAACAAGCAAAAAGTTGCATCAGATCAAATACCAGACGTGGCAATTGAAGAGTGTAACAATTTTGACGATGAATCTTTAAACTTTCTGTATGTCGCGATCAAACAATTGTCAGAAGTAGACAGAGCAATTATACTTCTTTATCTCGAAGAGAAAAGTTACCAAGAGATTGGAATTATAATTGGAACCAATGCCAATAATATTGGTGTGAGAGTTAAACGAATTAAAGAACGATTAAAAAAAATACTAAATGGAAAAGTCAATTGA
- a CDS encoding helix-turn-helix domain-containing protein, which translates to MPDQSSSENDFLLKITTIIQENISNEKFGVSELADEVGMSRSNLLRKIKKINNLSVSQFIREVRLKYAMELLQDTDLSVSEISYKVGFSSVSYFIKCFRDHYGYPPGEATKQENKVDDSYWLEPKKGNKRKLILAVFFILILISVFGYVFLKPVKQEPLGLEKSIAVLPFKNDSNDSTNVYLINGLMESILTKLQQIEDVRVISRTSVEKYRNNAKSSAEIAEELNVSYFVEGSGQKIGDQIQLTVQLIEAPTDKHLWAEQYNKKTKDIFALQQDVAKNIASEIKAIITPEEEEQINKVPTENLLAYDYFLKGMEFFHRGSREGLEQSIIYFQKAVAEDPEFAQAYADIAMAYYYLDIAKAQKNHTSIINENADKALLLDGKLPQSLLAKALYYMNIREYDKALPYLEKALHYNPNSALAINFLSDYYTTYMPNTEKYLEYALRGIGLDIAAQDSVTASYVYLHVSNALVQSGFIEESLFYINKSTDYNPKNLFSEYLKAYILYAKNEDLIKTKNLLVAAFEKDTTRLDILQEVGKMYYYIRDYETSYAYYKHFVAARENYKLSIYPHEDIKIALVMEKTGRKAEAEKLFANYFEYATNDKSIYKNASLAVYFAHKGEVEKALEHLDLFSKEDNYQFWLLLFLEIDPLVDNLKDHPDFKKIVKKINNKFWKGHKEIKKSLKKKELID; encoded by the coding sequence ATGCCTGATCAATCCTCTTCAGAAAATGATTTTCTGTTAAAAATTACTACTATTATTCAAGAGAATATCTCGAATGAAAAATTTGGTGTTTCGGAACTTGCAGATGAAGTAGGAATGAGTCGTTCTAATTTGTTGCGTAAAATCAAAAAAATAAATAATTTATCGGTAAGCCAGTTTATTCGTGAGGTGCGCCTTAAATATGCAATGGAATTATTGCAAGATACTGATCTTAGTGTTTCTGAAATATCATATAAGGTTGGCTTTAGCAGTGTTTCTTATTTTATTAAATGCTTTCGTGATCATTATGGATACCCTCCAGGGGAAGCCACAAAACAAGAAAACAAAGTAGATGATTCGTATTGGTTAGAACCAAAAAAAGGGAATAAGAGAAAATTGATACTTGCTGTATTCTTTATATTGATACTCATTTCAGTTTTTGGCTATGTATTTCTAAAACCAGTAAAGCAAGAACCTCTTGGTTTAGAAAAGTCGATTGCTGTATTGCCCTTTAAAAATGATAGTAATGATTCTACGAATGTTTATCTGATTAATGGTTTAATGGAATCGATTCTTACCAAGCTTCAACAAATTGAGGATGTAAGAGTGATTAGTCGTACCTCTGTGGAGAAATATCGAAACAATGCAAAATCCAGTGCCGAAATTGCAGAAGAGTTGAATGTAAGTTATTTTGTAGAAGGTAGTGGACAGAAAATAGGAGATCAGATTCAGTTAACTGTGCAGTTAATAGAAGCACCTACCGATAAGCATTTGTGGGCAGAGCAATACAACAAAAAAACCAAGGATATTTTCGCTTTACAGCAAGATGTTGCCAAAAATATAGCAAGCGAAATAAAAGCAATTATCACACCAGAAGAGGAAGAGCAGATTAATAAGGTGCCAACCGAAAATTTACTTGCTTATGACTATTTCTTGAAGGGTATGGAGTTTTTTCATAGAGGGAGTAGAGAGGGGTTAGAACAATCCATTATTTACTTCCAGAAAGCTGTTGCTGAAGATCCAGAATTTGCTCAAGCTTATGCAGATATAGCTATGGCTTACTATTATTTAGATATTGCAAAAGCTCAGAAAAATCACACTTCTATTATCAATGAAAATGCAGATAAGGCATTACTCTTAGATGGGAAATTGCCACAATCCCTATTGGCAAAGGCCTTATATTACATGAATATACGCGAATACGATAAGGCACTTCCCTATTTAGAAAAGGCATTGCACTACAATCCAAATTCAGCTCTTGCTATTAATTTTTTATCGGATTATTATACTACTTATATGCCCAATACCGAAAAATATTTGGAGTATGCCTTACGAGGAATAGGTTTGGATATAGCAGCGCAAGATTCGGTAACTGCTAGCTATGTTTATTTGCATGTTAGTAATGCACTTGTGCAATCGGGTTTTATTGAAGAATCCTTGTTTTACATTAATAAATCGACCGACTACAATCCAAAAAATTTGTTCTCTGAATATTTGAAAGCCTATATTTTATATGCGAAAAATGAAGATTTAATAAAGACAAAAAATCTCTTAGTAGCTGCTTTTGAAAAAGACACAACTCGTTTAGATATTTTGCAAGAGGTTGGCAAAATGTATTACTATATTCGGGATTATGAAACCTCTTATGCATACTACAAGCATTTTGTTGCCGCCAGAGAAAATTACAAGCTAAGTATTTATCCTCATGAGGATATTAAGATTGCTTTGGTTATGGAAAAAACTGGACGAAAAGCAGAAGCTGAGAAATTATTTGCCAATTATTTCGAATACGCTACCAATGATAAATCCATTTATAAAAATGCAAGTTTAGCGGTGTATTTTGCGCACAAGGGAGAAGTTGAGAAGGCTCTTGAACACTTAGATTTGTTTTCTAAGGAAGACAATTATCAGTTTTGGCTTCTTTTGTTTTTAGAGATCGATCCATTAGTTGATAATCTTAAGGACCATCCAGATTTTAAGAAAATAGTGAAGAAGATCAATAATAAATTCTGGAAGGGCCATAAAGAGATTAAAAAGTCTCTTAAGAAAAAAGAACTGATAGACTAA
- a CDS encoding ankyrin repeat domain-containing protein translates to MKTKQSITIKLAGFYITSMIAALLISMSACNNTAKKTNEDQVKTENKVKAPSIDIHAATFMGNVNATTQHIAAGSDINAKDQYGSTPLMVAATFGKTDIAIALIDGGAKLNIPSNDGSTALHTAAFFGRTEIVKALLKKGADKSIKNNYGSTALESVQAPFESVKAIYDQIGKDLGPFGLKFDYKELEKTRPVIAKLLENKEEL, encoded by the coding sequence ATGAAAACGAAACAAAGTATTACAATTAAGCTAGCAGGATTTTATATTACATCCATGATTGCAGCCTTACTTATAAGTATGAGTGCTTGCAACAACACAGCTAAAAAAACAAATGAAGACCAAGTTAAAACTGAAAACAAAGTAAAAGCTCCAAGTATTGATATTCATGCTGCCACTTTTATGGGTAACGTAAATGCAACCACACAACACATTGCTGCAGGAAGCGATATCAATGCAAAAGACCAGTATGGTTCTACTCCATTAATGGTTGCGGCGACTTTTGGAAAAACAGATATCGCTATTGCTTTGATTGATGGAGGTGCAAAATTAAACATCCCAAGTAATGATGGATCGACAGCCTTGCATACAGCAGCTTTCTTTGGACGTACAGAAATTGTAAAAGCCTTACTAAAAAAAGGTGCAGATAAAAGTATCAAGAATAATTATGGATCAACTGCCCTAGAATCGGTACAAGCACCATTCGAAAGTGTTAAAGCAATCTACGATCAAATTGGAAAAGATCTTGGCCCTTTTGGCTTAAAGTTTGATTATAAAGAATTAGAAAAGACTCGACCTGTAATTGCTAAATTGCTTGAAAATAAGGAGGAATTATAA